The Pirellulales bacterium nucleotide sequence TGGGGGCACGCAGATGTTTCGTGAGCAACTCATTCTCCGAATTGCCCGTATACGGCGGCCGGCCGGCAAACAGCTCGAACATCACGCAACCGAAGCTGTAGATGTCGGTGCGGTGGTCGAGGGATTGGGCGCGGATCTGCTCGGGCGACATATAGCTGCGCGTTCCCGCGACCTGACTCTTGGCGAACAGCCGGCCGAGCAGCCCCTTCCGACGTTCGGCGATCGCGTAGTCGATCAGTTTGACGTCGCCGTCGGGATTCACCAGAAAGTTATCCGGCTTGATATCGCGATGGATCCAGCCGCGCTGGTGAAAATAAGCCAATCCGGCCGCCGCCTGCTCGATGATCCGCGGGACCTGCCGCGCGATCCGCTCGATGCCGGGCACGGCATCGCCGATCGTCTGGCTGCTGGGCGAGATCAATTTCTTGAGGTTCGTTGCGGAGGCGAAAA carries:
- a CDS encoding serine/threonine-protein kinase, with the translated sequence MAQRGEYFGMYRLLNPAGNGRHCDVWEAMHDGKNERFALKIIRADYRHDAAQINLMRHEFAVGRELSHPNCITIYEFDASKVSPFLAMEFFASATNLKKLISPSSQTIGDAVPGIERIARQVPRIIEQAAAGLAYFHQRGWIHRDIKPDNFLVNPDGDVKLIDYAIAERRKGLLGRLFAKSQVAGTRSYMSPEQIRAQSLDHRTDIYSFGCVMFELFAGRPPYTGNSENELLTKHLRAPIPSAETFNKNLTYECVQLVKAMLAKDPKDRPESMDEVLSYLRAYRVYRSMPAARKA